In Xyrauchen texanus isolate HMW12.3.18 chromosome 32, RBS_HiC_50CHRs, whole genome shotgun sequence, the following proteins share a genomic window:
- the LOC127626384 gene encoding gamma-taxilin-like, which produces MATCSRSDTRLELNPENIQVTEIMEAGVIGVCSIEARGLVEGSSSPDVETPSQENVEGFVGLLSREEERGETPGREDSNPDPLDGELDPNAEKAKDQKAFGKEVLVLMQALHTLTTPEEKLAALCKKYADLLEDSRSMQKQVKVLQKKQNQVLKEKIHLQSEHSKAVLARSKLESLCRELQRHNKTLKEENSQRFREYEERRKEATLHFQMTLNEIEAQMEQHNSHNSKLRQENMELAEKLKKLIEQYELREEHIDKVFKHKELQQQLVDAKLQRTAELMREVEEKQQREREFLLKDATESRHKCELMKEQEHQLKQQLTLYMDKFEEFQSTLAKSNEVFTTFRQEMEKMTKKIKKLEKETTLWRTKWETNNQTLLQMAEEKTVRDKNYKALQGKLECLEKLCRALQRERNDLNQKLRAVQGPAKDPEEEGTGPPDPQPEERPCRPLNPEMEGLVPETEKLGLQSEGGTTSSTQLIDD; this is translated from the exons ATGGCGACGTGCTCGCGCTCAGACACCAGGCTCGAATTAAACCCTGAAAACATACAG GTGACTGAAATCATGGAGGCTGGTGTTATTGGGGTCTGCAGTATAGAAGCCCGGGGACTTGTTGAAGGGAGCAGTTCTCCCGATGTGGAGACCCCATCCCAGGAAAACGTGGAGGGTTTTGTGGGACTGCTGAGCAGGGAGGAGGAGAGAGGGGAGACACCCGGAAGGGAGGATAGCAACCCTGACCCCCTCGATGGGGAGCTGGACCCTAATGCTGAGAAAGCCAAGGACCAAAAAGCATTTG GCAAAGAGGTTCTGGTGTTGATGCAGGCCCTTCATACCTTAACAACCCCAGAAGAGAAACTTGCTGCCCTTTGTAAgaaatatgctgacctg CTGGAGGACAGTCGGAGCATGCAGAAGCAGGTGAAGGTGTTGCAGAAGAAACAGAATCAGGTGTTGAAAGAGAAGATTCACCTGCAGAGTGAGCACAGCAAGGCAGTCCTGGCACGCAGCAAGCTAGAGAGTCTGTGCAGAGAACTGCAGCGTCACAACAAGACCCTGAAG GAGGAGAATTCTCAGAGGTTCAGGGAATACGAGGAGCGGCGTAAGGAGGCAACGCTGCATTTCCAGATGACCCTCAATGAAATTGAGGCACAGATGGAGCAGCACAACTCGCACAACAGCAAACTGCGGCAGGAGAACATGGAGCTGGCTGAGAAACTCAAAAAGCTCATTGAGCAGTACGAGCTCCGGGAGGAG CACATCGACAAGGTGTTCAAACACAAGGAACTGCAACAGCAGTTGGTGGACGCCAAACTCCAGCGGACGGCCGAGCTAATGCGAGAGGTGGAAGAGAaacagcagagagaaagagagttt CTGCTGAAAGACGCAACTGAGTCGAGACACAAGTGTGAGCTGATGAAGGAACAGGAGCATCAGTTAAAACAGCAGCTCACTCTGTACATGGATAAGTTTGAGGAGTTCCAGTCCACCCTCGCCAAGAGCAATGAGGTCTTCACCACTTTCCGACAGGAGATGGAGAAA ATGACAAAGAAGATCAAGAAGCTTGAAAAGGAGACAACTCTATGGAGGACCAAATGGGAGACCAACAACCAGACTCTACTGCAAATGGCAGAAGAG AAAACGGTGCGAGACAAGAATTACAAGGCCCTTCAAGGCAAACTGGAGTGTCTGGAGAAGCTTTGCAGGGCCCTGCAGAGAGAACGCAATGACCTAAATCAGAAACTTAGAGCTGTCCAGGGCCCAGCAAAAGACCCTGAGGAAGAGGGTACAGGCCCTCCTGACCCCCAGCCAGAAGAGCGCCCCTGCCGGCCCTTGAACCCAGAGATGGAGGGTTTGGTGCCAGAAACAGAGAAACTCGGGCTTCAGTCTGAGGGGGGCACCACATCATCCACACAACTGATTGACGACTGA